A region of Toxorhynchites rutilus septentrionalis strain SRP chromosome 1, ASM2978413v1, whole genome shotgun sequence DNA encodes the following proteins:
- the LOC129769940 gene encoding putative peptidyl-prolyl cis-trans isomerase dodo: protein MSDGQETVPEGWEKRTSRSTGMTYYLNIYTKESQWDLPTKPASPEETTEVQCAHLLVKHKDSRRPSSWRDDNITRSKSEAIQILEGYKKQIQSGEATLPELAQKYSDCSSAKRGGDLGMFKRGMMQKPFEDASFALKVGDMSDIVDTDSGVHLILRLK, encoded by the exons ATGTCCGACGGCCAGGAAACTGTCCCCGAGGGTTGGGAAAAGCGCACCAGCCGGTCTACAG GCATGACCTATTATTTGAACATCTACACCAAAGAATCGCAGTGGGATCTCCCGACTAAGCCGGCGAGTCCTGAG GAAACAACCGAAGTTCAGTGCGCTCACCTGCTGGTGAAACACAAGGACTCCCGGCGGCCAAGCTCTTGGCGGGACGATAACATCACTCGTTCCAAAAGTGAAGCCATCCAAATCCTCGAAGGGtacaaaaaacagatacaatcggGCGAAGCGACGCTGCCAGAGTTGGCTCAGAAATACTCGGACTGCAGTTCCGCCAAACGAGGGGGAGATTTGGGAATGTTCAAGCGGGGCATGATGCAGAAGCCTTTCGAGGATGCGTCGTTTGCGCTCAAGGTGGGCGACATGTCCGACATAGTCGATACCGACTCAGGGGTGCATTTGATTTTGAGACTTAAGTAA